One Turneriella parva DSM 21527 genomic region harbors:
- a CDS encoding complex I subunit 4 family protein, with the protein MLAIAILTPLVVGLAILFLKDEPIGAKFRNRNAIISIAATVVVLVVAVLLQRRFAGNYGEAQLKEVWIAFPGAGLNLSFALDGLSMPLFLSTAFLFFIAALFSLNVQKLQSQLLTRQFWASFLMLEAIVLGVFAAYNFIVFFMLWELFLIPVVILMWRFGLAERKAAAARFFIYTFVSSAFMLAAFAALVYYAPRIGADFDFKTTFAPDLQLVHFEKQRLIFLFLLIAFLVKMPIFPFHAWLPLTHTQAPLGTLLLSGLFLKLGSYGVLRFISPNFTGVIAEWGSVFISLGIFSMLYGAFVAYRQQSFRYVIAYSSLSHMGLLFAGTLTNNEYGVTGAIIQNVGHSLANALLFVIVTMHLARAKSDDLATMQAPKSFFYQVAFSIALFSAIGVPGTVGFVGEFLMLFGLSFRSWPLTIAAILTLVFSAAYMLRLYHKMRANGTDSGWSPTPIERVCLGLLCATILWFGLQPSFLAENARSTARVVTVNSGVNR; encoded by the coding sequence ATGCTGGCCATCGCCATTCTGACTCCGCTCGTCGTGGGCCTCGCGATACTCTTTCTGAAAGACGAACCCATCGGCGCGAAGTTTCGAAACCGAAATGCAATTATTTCGATAGCGGCAACGGTTGTGGTTCTGGTGGTTGCAGTTCTATTGCAGCGCAGGTTTGCCGGCAATTACGGCGAAGCCCAGCTCAAAGAAGTGTGGATCGCCTTTCCCGGGGCGGGCCTGAACCTGTCTTTCGCTCTCGACGGGCTTTCAATGCCGCTCTTTCTTTCGACTGCCTTTCTGTTTTTCATTGCTGCGCTGTTTTCATTGAACGTGCAGAAGCTGCAGTCGCAGTTGCTGACTCGCCAGTTCTGGGCTTCGTTCTTAATGCTTGAAGCGATTGTACTCGGTGTCTTTGCCGCCTACAACTTCATCGTCTTCTTCATGCTGTGGGAGCTCTTTCTCATACCTGTCGTAATTCTGATGTGGCGCTTCGGCCTTGCAGAACGCAAGGCCGCGGCGGCGCGGTTTTTCATTTACACGTTCGTTTCTTCGGCCTTCATGCTCGCCGCGTTTGCCGCGCTGGTCTATTATGCCCCGCGCATTGGTGCCGATTTCGATTTTAAGACAACATTCGCCCCCGACCTGCAGCTCGTGCATTTCGAAAAGCAGAGGCTGATCTTTTTGTTCTTGCTGATCGCCTTTCTCGTCAAAATGCCCATTTTTCCATTTCATGCATGGCTGCCGCTCACCCACACTCAGGCGCCGCTCGGCACTTTGTTGCTCTCTGGATTATTCTTGAAGCTCGGCTCTTATGGCGTCTTGCGGTTCATCTCTCCCAACTTTACGGGCGTTATTGCCGAGTGGGGTTCGGTCTTCATTTCGCTGGGCATATTTTCGATGCTCTACGGAGCCTTCGTTGCGTATCGTCAGCAGTCATTTCGTTATGTGATTGCCTACTCGTCGCTGTCGCACATGGGTCTGCTCTTCGCCGGCACTCTGACAAACAACGAATACGGCGTCACGGGTGCTATCATTCAAAACGTGGGCCACAGCCTCGCGAATGCATTGCTCTTTGTAATTGTGACAATGCACCTGGCACGGGCCAAATCAGACGATCTGGCGACAATGCAGGCGCCGAAGAGTTTTTTCTACCAGGTTGCCTTTTCTATCGCGCTCTTCTCGGCCATCGGAGTGCCGGGCACCGTGGGTTTTGTCGGCGAGTTCTTGATGCTCTTCGGCCTTTCGTTCAGGTCGTGGCCGCTCACCATTGCCGCAATCTTGACCCTGGTGTTTAGCGCCGCTTACATGCTGAGGCTCTACCACAAGATGCGCGCCAACGGCACCGACAGCGGATGGTCGCCAACGCCGATTGAGCGGGTCTGTCTCGGCCTGCTGTGTGCGACCATTCTTTGGTTCGGCCTGCAACCTTCATTTCTGGCAGAAAATGCGCGCAGCACTGCGCGTGTTGTGACAGTCAACTCGGGAGTGAATCGCTGA
- a CDS encoding NADH-quinone oxidoreductase subunit N, producing MLLTLNDLLAMAPQLLLVGGGLLVLTSQILIRGPGGARLAWNLTLVTLIATAIVVAFGLSDAAGKVTVLPQAFLGSDTVSAMNNTFRYTAFSANAILLFVALAILSLLFMRTLLPALNIDFAENYFLLLMSLAGYAYAVCAEDLITLFVGLELGSLPVIVLIGMNRESRTANEAALKYLLLSAFAVAFLLMGIALVYAGAGTLKLRELREIAPHFTKTRVLVLAQLFILTGFFFKLAAFPMQGYIADVYAGCTSAFTMVLASLSKAAAALLLFKVSMGVHDGFRQYLAPVLTLAAVGSMFVGTFSSLAATNLKRLLAYSSITNAGFLLCFLIIPAGTDVGIMGTLKQDAGSAFYIYVVGYAFASLLAFGAIAILEMQTGKNDITLDDLNGLAAHNRFVAWALGIGVLSFMGMPPLAGFFGKFFLFKYLAVSGNLTLAAIAGLASGISVYAYIRILKPIFLGESESPATADSPAAAPAQRAGAYVLIAVLSFFAAFSAFLYNSGVTAVQKIY from the coding sequence ATGTTACTGACGCTGAACGATCTGCTCGCGATGGCTCCGCAACTGCTGCTGGTGGGCGGCGGCCTGTTGGTACTCACTTCACAGATTCTGATCCGCGGCCCCGGCGGTGCCCGCCTCGCCTGGAACCTTACACTCGTGACCCTCATCGCGACTGCGATTGTCGTTGCCTTTGGCCTTAGCGACGCAGCCGGCAAGGTAACCGTATTGCCTCAGGCATTTCTCGGCTCAGATACTGTCTCGGCAATGAACAACACGTTTCGCTATACTGCGTTCAGTGCCAATGCGATTCTTCTCTTTGTTGCGCTCGCGATTCTATCGCTGCTCTTTATGCGCACGCTTTTGCCGGCGCTGAACATCGATTTTGCTGAAAATTACTTTTTGTTGCTCATGAGCCTTGCCGGCTATGCATACGCGGTCTGCGCCGAAGACCTGATTACTTTGTTTGTCGGCCTGGAACTGGGCTCTTTGCCTGTGATCGTGCTCATCGGCATGAACCGTGAATCGCGGACAGCCAACGAAGCGGCACTAAAATACCTATTGCTTTCGGCTTTTGCCGTTGCATTTCTGCTCATGGGTATCGCACTCGTTTATGCGGGCGCGGGCACGCTGAAACTCAGGGAGCTGCGCGAAATTGCTCCGCATTTCACCAAGACCCGCGTGCTCGTGCTGGCACAACTCTTCATTTTGACGGGTTTCTTCTTTAAACTGGCGGCGTTTCCGATGCAGGGTTATATTGCCGACGTCTATGCGGGCTGCACGAGCGCCTTCACGATGGTGTTGGCCTCGCTTTCAAAGGCTGCCGCGGCCTTGTTGTTGTTCAAGGTGTCGATGGGTGTACACGACGGTTTCAGGCAATATCTTGCGCCGGTGCTCACCCTCGCCGCCGTGGGTTCGATGTTTGTCGGTACCTTCAGCTCACTTGCTGCCACGAATCTGAAGCGGTTGCTCGCTTACTCTTCGATCACCAACGCAGGCTTCTTGCTCTGCTTCTTGATAATACCTGCGGGAACCGACGTCGGCATCATGGGAACCTTGAAACAAGATGCAGGGTCTGCGTTTTACATCTACGTTGTGGGTTACGCATTCGCCTCGCTGCTTGCCTTCGGCGCGATTGCTATCCTCGAAATGCAAACCGGCAAAAACGACATTACCCTCGATGACCTGAACGGGCTTGCTGCGCATAACCGGTTTGTTGCGTGGGCACTCGGCATCGGCGTGCTTTCGTTCATGGGCATGCCGCCACTCGCCGGCTTTTTTGGTAAGTTTTTTCTCTTTAAATACCTTGCAGTTTCGGGAAATCTGACGCTCGCGGCAATCGCCGGTCTTGCCAGTGGTATTTCAGTTTATGCGTATATTCGCATTCTGAAGCCAATCTTCCTTGGCGAGAGTGAAAGTCCTGCAACTGCAGATTCCCCGGCTGCGGCACCCGCGCAGCGCGCGGGCGCCTATGTGCTCATTGCTGTTCTGAGTTTTTTTGCTGCCTTTTCTGCCTTTTTATATAATAGCGGAGTTACCGCAGTTCAGAAAATTTACTGA